In the genome of Bremerella sp. P1, the window CCGTTGATTGGACAATCCTGGTTCCCCTCAGCGTGCTGGCGATCGCGACCGTTTGCGATCTGCGGACGCGGGAGATCCCCGATTGGCTGTCGATTGCCCTGCTGGTGTGGGGCCTGGTGGCGAAGCTTGCCGGCTGGATCGAACTTCCCTGGATCGCTCTGGCAATGGGCTTGGGCTTGGGTTTTATCGCGACGCTACCCTTCTTCTGGCTCGGCGGCCTGGGTGGGGGAGACGTCAAATTGATTACCGCTTTGGGGTGGGTAATCGGCCCGGTTGGGCTGTTGATCACCCTCTTGGCGATGGCCCTGACCGGGGGCGTGCTGGCACTGATTGCCGCACTGCGGGGGCAGAAAGACTATGCCTACGTTCCGGCTATTTTGGCAGGCATGATTGCCTGTGGATTATGTGAATGGGTTTACACGATTGACCTCGTATAGCAATAGGACTGCTAACGTACGACATACCACGATATAACCACGGAAATTGACATGAATACGCAAAGGAAAGGTCAATCCCTGGTCGAATTTGCCCTGGTCGCGCTGGTGCTGTACCTGCTGCTGGGGGCCATATTTACGTTCGGCCATGCTCTCTACGTCGCACAGCAAGTTCAGATGTCGGCCGATCTTCTGGCCCGCGAGGTGTCGCGCACGCCTTGTAGCGTTTCGACACCCACTCTGCGAAGCGCTCTCAGCGATGTGTCGATTACCAGTACAACCTTCGACGAGTCGCTCCTCATCTACGATTATGTTGACGGTGAGAACCTGGCCGAGACGATTCAGTCTTGGCCCATCGTCAATCGACAGCTTTCCGTCGTCATGATTGACGATGGCAATACGTTCCGAATTCCGGGTGCCCGAGAGCGAACAGTTGCCGGGGAGCAGCGGATTCAGATCGCCAGAACGCTCGACGCAGACTTCTCGAATGACGCTGACTGGGTCGACGTGGTCGAGGAATTAACCAGTGATACCGATGGTAGTCTATATCCCCCCGGGGGTGATGCTGGCGGTGTCGTTGCCCTACGGATCAACTACCCGGTGCATTCAGCGTTTTTTACGGCCATGGAGCCGCTTCCAGCAGGATCTCAGTTCGCGGACCCGAATGCCAATTTCATCGAAGTGCCAGATCCCGCTTCCGAGTTCGACGTGGAGACACCAACTCGCTTCGATCCTCGCACAGAACTCTACGGTGGCGACCGAGGACTAGGTCGCCAATATGCCTGGGGCACCCAAGTAAGGCCATACCGAAGGATCGTATCTGGCCAAGCGATCTATCGCAGAGAAGTCTTTACGCCTTAACGAGCGAATTACGATATGGCCAAACGAAATACCTCATCCCGACGCCCTTCGATTCTACTGCCACTGCTATTGGTGTTGGTCTTGCCTATGGTGCTGTTCGCCGGCACGCTGGGAACGCTGATGACGCTGGGGATCGAAATCCCCTTCTTGAAGAGCCCCGAACCGCCGGCGCTGCGGATCCCTGCCAATCCCCGACCATTGGCTGCCTACCATCGTGTCGGTCGAGACGACCTTGTCGACTTCGAGACGGGGCAGATTCGCTACATGAAGATGCCCCCACAATCGGCCGTGGGCTCAGAGCTTAAGGGAACGACCCTTAGTGGTGAAATGGCCGAAGGGGTCGTGCAATCGGTTGCTACGAAAGAAATCCAGGGAGGAACCTACCCGGTATTTCTGCTGGCATCAGGCGAGGAAGTACCGCTGCCCAATGTCGATGAAGTGGGTGGCGCCTACTTGCGCCTGGGGAATATCATCGGCCGGGTACTCGATCGTGAGAAGTCCGCCAACTTCGGGTTCACCGAGGGAAATTTCCTGCCAGAAGGTACACGTTCCGGTACCGTCGGTGGTGTTCCGAGCGGCATGAAAGCGTACACACTGGAGGCCGGCAAACTGGTCGGCATTCATGGTTTGAACTTGGGCGATAAGGTCGATTTACTGGCAAGTGTCCCAGTCGATAAGGTGAGCAGCGGCGGGGGTCTTTCCGCCAATGGGCTGCTTTCTTCTTCGCTGATCGTTGATTCGAATTCGTCTCGATCACGTGATGAGGAGCGGTCCGAACCTCATTTGATTGCCAGCGACGTTCAGGTAATTTCGCCCGTTTATCGTCGCGCGAAGACATCCACGTCCAGTTCATTGATCGGTGGTACTTCGACCAAAAACATGCCGGTAGAAGAGGTGGTGCTGGCGGTCCACGAACGTGATATCCCTGCGGTGACCGAAGTGCTGGGTATGAACGTGCCTATCGCGGTAGTCGCGCACTCGGGACAGCCGGAAGCCAACCAAGAAGATGAGATTCCCGCAGGTATGGTGAAGGTGGTGGTAACGCCTCGAGAAACGGTTCCTTACACGCAGTTGCATCTTTCGCAGTTGGTTCCCGGTGGAGCCCGTCAGCCGCGAACGATTCTGTTGGCCGAAGAGCAGGTCAACGACTTGAAAATCCTCTCCACAACGGACCAGGTCGTGGGGCGAGTCGTTCGCCGAGCCAAGTCGCCGGGGACGTTTTTCACTGAGGATGACTTCTTTCCCATCGGCACCCCAGCAGGTCTAGCGGCTGCCGTGCCGTCCGGGCAGGTCGCTTACACGATCGATGCTTCCAAGTTGAACGGGATCGCGGGTCTCGGTCTCGGTGATCGCTTCGACCTGATCGCCACGCGGCCTGTTGATTTCCAGAAAATGGCCCAGCGGATTGGCGCGAAGGATTTAGTTGTCTCCTCTGCGATTCGCCAAGGCGCGTTGCGACTGGATGCGGGTGCGCATACACAAGTCGTTTTGCATGGAGCCACCGTGATTGCCCCGCCAGGGTCAACAGCAATGCGAATGCATGGGACCGTCACGACCAGCAAGAAGCAGGACATCCAGTCGCCGATGGTGATTGCCGTTTCTCCGGAAGAGATCACGAAGCTGAGTGAGGTTATCGCGACCGATACCCAGTTGACGGCCATCTTACGAGGTATGGGGGACGTGGATGCGACACCGATTCCCGATTCGGTCGATCCAACCCAGTCGGTGCAGGTCCTCGATTCGATTATTGGAAGCGATCGCCAACCGATCGTATTCCTGGGTGATCGCAACAGCACGCCAGCCAAACCGCTGAATCTTCAGGACTTGTTGCCACCAGCAGAAGCCAAGCCTGCCAACGATAAGGCGGTGCAATGATTCAACTGAGCTTTAGAACTCGACGACAACCGAGACGCGGCTACGTGCTGGTGCTGTTTGCGATGCTGTTCTGGGTGTTACTGGGAATGGCTGCGCTGGTGATCGATTTGGGTTTGTCCCGCGTTAAGCTTCGCCAGATGCAATCTGCCACGGATACTGCGGCACTCGCCGGACTGCAAGGCGAGCTGACCGGTCCGGACGATCGTATCGAATCGCGATGGCTGGCAGCGCAAACGTTTCATCCTGACATCAATCAGGACTTTGAAACCTACGCCACCCAACAAACGGAACTGAGCATAGTTGATGACTCCCCACCTGCAGGCGGTGTCTTGGAAGACCCTCGTGGACGGCGATGGGCGCCGAATCTGGAGCCCAACACCGATAACGTTTCCAAGGGGGACTTGGAGTATTTGCCGGGCTCGAACGAATTCTATGCTCGCCTACGCCACTCGACGATCGCTCCCGTAGTGGGAGTGCGAGGCGACTCGCCTCCGCTACCCTATCTTTTTGGTCGCGCGACCGTGCGAACACCCAAAAGGCCAAGTGACGCAATTTATCGTGGTATGACCATCAAGTCGGCATCATTGGCCTCGACAACGCGAGCTCTATCGATGGGGCCCACGGTCGTTACTCCGATGGGAGATACGATCGCCGGCGTTGAATTTGTTGCGACACTCAGTGAATGGGACAACTCGATTGTCCATGACATTCAACCGGGCGAAGAGCTAACCCGATATAGCGTCGGTGATGTCGCACCGAACGGTATGATGCCCGCTGCATCGTCGCCCACCGGCTACGTCGCAATCTACGATCCGTCGACAACTGAGGCGAATCGGATCGCTGGCTTTGGCTTCATCGTGAGTGGATCTCGGGAACTCGGCCACATTGCGCCGGAAAATGCGACCAGCACTATGTTCCCCGCGATCAATGCTTCGTCCCCTCCTAGTCTCGCCGAATACCAACAGTTGTTCAGCATAAACGGAGATAATTTCGTCCAGACGGTTTGCTTGTCTCCGACTCCCGTTAATGAATTTCAAGAAGACTAACACCTGTGTCCACGAAACCTCAAGTACTCACCGTTACCCGCGATCCGAAGCTGCGGAACGAATTACAGGAACTACTCTCCTCTTTCGAGGATCGTTCGTTCGTAGTGGTCTCGGCTCAGGACAATCGTCAGGCAGTGGAAGTGGCCCGAACTCGCCAGCCTGAAATTGCGCTGGTCGAGATGCGTGAGAGCAGTTTGCCGATTCAAACGTTCGCCCGTGAAATGGCGGCAATCTCTCCAAGCACGACGGTAGTGGGGGTCATTCGTGACGGGGCGTTCTCGGGCAATACGTCCGAAAGCCAGATTGTTATCGACTTGCTGCGGAGTGGGGTGAAGGACTTTTTGCATTATCCGTTCTCCCTTGGGGAATTGGACGAACTCGTCCGACGTGTCGAGAAGAGTGCTCAAAAGGCTCCGGCGAAGCTCGGCGCTGTGGTTGCATTCGTGAGCAACAAGGGGGGCGTGGGCAAATCGACGTTGGCGATCAATACGGCAGTTGGTTTGGCTCAGAAATATCCGGGGCGTGTGCTGCTGGTCGATGCGTCGTTGCAACTGGGGGTTGCAGCCTCAATGCTGGATCTACGTCCAGCCGCCACGTTGACCGAAGCCGCGAAAGAGCAGAGCCGGCTCGATACGACCCTCATCCAGGAAATGGCCGTGGCCCACTCATCGGGCTTGCATTTGCTGGCGGCCCCGCGTGATGCAGTTGAAGCGGCAAAGGTCGACGATGAAGTCATGACGCAAGTACTTTCGCTTGCGCGGCGATCCTACGACTACGTCGTGGTCGATACGTTTCCGGTCTTTGATGCGATCTCATTGGCGATTTTAGACCTGACTTCGAGAGCCTTTGTCGTTACCGAGAACGTTGTTCCTACACTCTTAGGAACCGCCAAGCTGATTGAGTTGCTCGATAAGTTTTCGTATCCATCAGATCAAACCGAAGTGATACTGAATCGTCAGCAACGAGTGGCTGGCAGCTTGAGTCCAAACGATATCGCTATACGGCTGGGAAGACCGATCGATTGGATCTTCCCCTACGATCGCAACGTGATTGGTGCGGCGAACACCGGCATCCCAATTGCCACTACGGCCCGCGGCTATTTTGGCTTTGGTCGTGAACTAAAGCGATTTATCAGCGAAGTAGCGAACACTCGGGGCGACTTGCGTGCCAATGGTGTTTCCTACCCTGTCAACGGCAACAAGAGTTCAACGAACCGAAACAGCCATGACTTTGCGGAAGCGATCGTGGAGGAAAATCGATGAGCGACGACTCACTCCGCGACCTGTTCGGCAATAACACGGCTTCAGTTCCACTTCAGAGGATGAAGCGGGAAGAGAAGAAGCGAAGCCAGACCCTTCCGCCATCGACGCCTTTGGGGAATGATGCCGGAAGCATCAACTATCTGAATGTAAAAGCCGACCTTCATCGAACGCTGCTTGATGATCTCGACCGCCGCAACCTGATTGGTGCCAGCGAAGCCGACCTGAATCGTTTCGTACGTGATTTCGTCGACCAGGCGCTCGAAGAGACCGTCGTACCCTTGAACGACCAAGAGCGAACTCGCCTTGTCGATGACCTGCTTGAGGAAACGCTTGGCGTTGGTCCGCTCGCAAGCCTGATGGCCGATCCGGCGGTTACCGATATTTTGGTCAACGGCCCTCATCAAGTTTATGTGGAACGATTCGGCCAATTGGAACTAACGAAAATCCAGTTCCGCGACGTCGATCATCTCATTCGTATTATCCAGCGGATCGCTTCTCGGGTAGGACGACGTATCGACGAAGGTTCTCCTATGGTCGATGCTCGCCTAGCGGATGGAAGCCGTGTGAACGCCACGCTCCCGCCTGCGACGATCGATGGGCCTACGCTTTCGATTCGTCGTTTTGGTAAGCGTCGTCTGCGTGCGGATGACTTGATGCAACTCGGTATGTTTTCGGAAACGATGCACCAGTTTCTGCAGTACATGGTGATTGGACGACGAAACATCCTTGTCTCTGGCGGTACCGGCTCCGGGAAGTCGACCTTGCTCGGGGCGGTTGCCGAATCGATACCTGGTCGCGAGCGAATCGTCACGATCGAAGATGCGGCAGAGTTGATGCTTGATCAAGTGCACGTCGTCCGAATGGAGACGCGGCCGCCCAATGTGGAAGGGCGAGGTGTGATTACGTCGCGCGACTTGATGGTGAACTCGCTGCGTATGCGTCCAGACCGGATCATCATGGGGGAAGTTCGTAGCGGCGAGGCGCTAGACATGCTGCAAGCCATGAACACAGGGCACGATGGCAGCCTGACGACCATTCACGCCAATAGCCCACGAGACGCATTGAGCCGCCTGGAGACGATGGTCTTGATGGCCGGGCTCGACCTTCCTTCTCGGGCGATTCGCGAACAGATCGTTTCTGCTATCCAGGTTATCGTTCATGTGCGTCGCTATGAGGATGGTGTCCGTCGCGTAGAGTCGATCGCCGAGATCGCCGGGCTGGAAGGGAATACTCCTCAACTCCAAGAGATTTACCGCTTTCGTCATCAAGGCCGCGAAGGCAAACGCATCCAGGGCCAACATCAAAGCACCGGCATTGTCCCACGCGTGGTCGATCAACTGCGTGCCCTGGGAACGGACCTGCCCATGTCGCTCTTTCAGAAGGGAGAAGCGTAGTGGGTACGGTTATCTTTCTGGGAACGATCGGAATCCTGGGACTGGTTGCCTATCGAATGCACCAGGTGCAACTTCGTGCACTGGCCCTCGATCGTTTTCAGACGATTGAATACGTCGAACCGATCGCTGAGCAGCCGACTGAGACAAAACCGCAGCGGCAAGTCATTCGTCGATATTTGTTGATTCCGTGGATTTGTGGAGCAATCGCATCGGTCATCGTGTTCTGGCTGGTCGGCCTTAGTGCGGTGATCTCGCTGACGATGGGCTTAATCGTAGCATTGCTATTGGTGATCGTCGAAGTCTGGAACGCCCAACGGCAGGCTGCCAAGCTGGAAGAGCAATTAGCCGAAGCGATCGATCTGATGATTGGTACGCTGGGCGCCGGAGCAGGCCTCAGTACATCGATGTCAGTTGTGATCGAAGAACTTCGCGATCCGCTTCGTGGCCAATTCAAGGAACTACTGGGAAGGATCAACTTCGGGGATGATGCGCGACTCGTGTTCGCACAACTCGCTGCTCGTATTCCTTTAGATACCTATCTATTGTTCGCCTCCGCTCTATCGGTTCACTGGGAAGTCGGGGGGAACCTGACACCCACACTTTCGGCCGTCGGGCAAACGATTCGAGACCGTCTCGAGATTGCCCGGCGTATTCGATCCAACGCTACACAGTCCGATATTTCGACCGTTGCGATCCTCGGTTTGACTTACTTCATTGCCTTGGTGATGTGGAGAAACAGTCCAGATCAGATGGAAGCTTTCGTTACCTCACCGACGGGCGAGTTTTTCGTTGCCGGATCAATGTTACTGCAAGCGGTCGGTATCGTCTGGATGCACTGGATGAGCCGTCCCAAGTTTTGATATGAACGCGTTTTGGATTCTCATTGCTGTTACCTTCTGGGGCGTTTCCCTAATTGGAATCGCCTTGTTGTGGCGTTCGCTGCGCGCGTGGCAATTGACGCAGTTGCGTTGGGAGGCAAGCGAAGAGGTCACCACAACAAGCGAAACAGATCTTCGCGACATGCATTGGCTGCGAAGATGGCTTTACCGTGCTGGCTATCGAAGCGATGACGCTTGGACATGGTGGCTGGTCGCGACGATCATGTTTGTGGCGATCGGTGCCGTAGTTGCAATACTATTGGTGCTTAGCGGCGTGCAAACTTTGATGGTTCGCACAATTACGCTCGTCCCAGGCGGAACAGGCGAAGTCTTTCTCCCTCTGGCTTATTTGGCTCCGTGGTTCTTGGCAATTACGCTTGGCCTGACTCCTTGGCTGATTGTCCGGCAGCGACGACGCGATCGCGTCCAGAAGATTGAACAAGACTTACCGCTGGCGATGGAATTGCTTGCAACGCTCAGCCAGGCAGGCCTGGGATTTGATGCAGCACTTTCGCGGGTGATGGAAACTCGCTTGGCGATCCGCCCATTGGGCAAGGAATTGCGAAGCTATCAGGCGGACGTGATGTCCGGCCGAGCACGCTCGGAATGTCTGCGGCGTCTGGCATGGAGAGCGGACGTACCGGGACTGTCCATACTCACATCAGCGCTAGTGCAAGCGGACCAGGTGGGGATGGGGATCTCGGATGTTCTCAGAAGGCAAGCCGATGACCTGCGTTCTCGTCGCCGTGAAAGGGCAAACATGTTTGCGATGGGCTTGGCTACGAAGCGCATGTTTCCTCTGGTGATTTGCTTCTTACCAGGGCTATTCGTCTGGACGCTCGGACCTGTATTTATCCAGTTGATCCAAATGGCGGATACGTTCACTCAAGTGCGGAATTTCTAATGCCCCAGGTTGTCCAATTACTCGACGCACAATCGGACGCTGTTTTGCTTGATCGGCTCCATTTGGCCACGAGTTTCTGGAGACGCTTTCGCGGACTACAACTCTCGCCGCCACTTCCAGTTGACGAAGGACTTCTGCTTGTCCCTTGCCGATCGGTACATACGCAGTTTATGCGATTTGCAATCGACATCTACTTCTTTTCGGCGTCTGGAGAGGTGCTGTCACGCAAGCTCAATGCCCGGCCTTGGGTGAGCGTGGCCGCTGATCGCAGCGCAAGCTTCGCGATTGAAACTTCCACTCGTGAATTCCCATTGCTGGAAGTTGGGCAAAATATTCTGCTTACCGGCGATGAGCCCCATAGCATCGCGGGGCACCGACAGCTTGCTAGCGTCACAAGATCTTAGGCCTCTGCCGGAATCCCGATTGAAACGAGTAATTGGCCTGAATCGAATATGGCGATCAAGTCGATATCAAGGAGTGTTACTGTTTGGTAGCACGCAAAGGTACTTAGTATTCATTCAGACCGTGCCGGCGCTTTCGCGTTCGTTGGGCATGGTATTTCCTCGAACCAGGTATGGCTCGATGTTGCGTGCGTTCTTGTTTCCAACAACTTTAGCTTGGTTGATCGTCCTCTCTGGAACGGTTACCTCGGCTACTGCTCAGACTTCGAGGCAGCCGCTGGTTCATGACTTTCGCTCTACCAGCGAGACACCCGCGCTACGACTGGCTCAGGCTCCTGATCGCCCGATCGAAGTCGGCCAACCTCCGATTCTGCTGAATCAACCGTCCGTCACCCCGCAAGTTGATCGCCTGGAACGCCTCGAGAATCTTCCACCTGGGCTGCGGGTTCCTCAGCCATCGGAAGCCGTTCAGAAGACTTACAACGAGTTCGTCCAGGGAACTATCGATCCAGAGAATACCCTCACCATCATTGAGGGCCGTCCCCGGATTCTGGTCTTCAAAGAAACTCCCATCCGGATCTACCTGCCGGATGATCGCATTGCAACCTACCAGGTGATCTCTGATCGAGAGATCTCATTGGTCGGTGTTCGACGAGGCACAACCGTCCTCAACATTTGGGTCGCTGATCCAACGCAACCCAGCGGTCAACGGATACTTAGCTATTTGATTCGTGTTCTGCCAGATGTGGAAACAGCCCAGCAGTTGTCCGCCACCTACACCAATCTTAGCAACGAGATCAACCAGGCGTTCCCAGACAGTTATGTCGAACTTCAGTTTGTGGGTAACCAACTGATCGTTCGAGGACAGGCAAAAGATTCCATTGAGGCCGTGCAGATCTTGCAAGTGGTTGCTGCCAACGCACCTGGCACATCGTCGCAACCCCAACTTCAGGATGGCGAAATTGTCCTTCGAAATCAGACAGTCGCGACGGTGACAGACAATGTCATTC includes:
- a CDS encoding prepilin peptidase, with translation MTVDWTILVPLSVLAIATVCDLRTREIPDWLSIALLVWGLVAKLAGWIELPWIALAMGLGLGFIATLPFFWLGGLGGGDVKLITALGWVIGPVGLLITLLAMALTGGVLALIAALRGQKDYAYVPAILAGMIACGLCEWVYTIDLV
- a CDS encoding TadE/TadG family type IV pilus assembly protein, translating into MNTQRKGQSLVEFALVALVLYLLLGAIFTFGHALYVAQQVQMSADLLAREVSRTPCSVSTPTLRSALSDVSITSTTFDESLLIYDYVDGENLAETIQSWPIVNRQLSVVMIDDGNTFRIPGARERTVAGEQRIQIARTLDADFSNDADWVDVVEELTSDTDGSLYPPGGDAGGVVALRINYPVHSAFFTAMEPLPAGSQFADPNANFIEVPDPASEFDVETPTRFDPRTELYGGDRGLGRQYAWGTQVRPYRRIVSGQAIYRREVFTP
- a CDS encoding TadE/TadG family type IV pilus assembly protein, with the translated sequence MIQLSFRTRRQPRRGYVLVLFAMLFWVLLGMAALVIDLGLSRVKLRQMQSATDTAALAGLQGELTGPDDRIESRWLAAQTFHPDINQDFETYATQQTELSIVDDSPPAGGVLEDPRGRRWAPNLEPNTDNVSKGDLEYLPGSNEFYARLRHSTIAPVVGVRGDSPPLPYLFGRATVRTPKRPSDAIYRGMTIKSASLASTTRALSMGPTVVTPMGDTIAGVEFVATLSEWDNSIVHDIQPGEELTRYSVGDVAPNGMMPAASSPTGYVAIYDPSTTEANRIAGFGFIVSGSRELGHIAPENATSTMFPAINASSPPSLAEYQQLFSINGDNFVQTVCLSPTPVNEFQED
- a CDS encoding AAA family ATPase gives rise to the protein MSTKPQVLTVTRDPKLRNELQELLSSFEDRSFVVVSAQDNRQAVEVARTRQPEIALVEMRESSLPIQTFAREMAAISPSTTVVGVIRDGAFSGNTSESQIVIDLLRSGVKDFLHYPFSLGELDELVRRVEKSAQKAPAKLGAVVAFVSNKGGVGKSTLAINTAVGLAQKYPGRVLLVDASLQLGVAASMLDLRPAATLTEAAKEQSRLDTTLIQEMAVAHSSGLHLLAAPRDAVEAAKVDDEVMTQVLSLARRSYDYVVVDTFPVFDAISLAILDLTSRAFVVTENVVPTLLGTAKLIELLDKFSYPSDQTEVILNRQQRVAGSLSPNDIAIRLGRPIDWIFPYDRNVIGAANTGIPIATTARGYFGFGRELKRFISEVANTRGDLRANGVSYPVNGNKSSTNRNSHDFAEAIVEENR
- a CDS encoding CpaF family protein, which encodes MSDDSLRDLFGNNTASVPLQRMKREEKKRSQTLPPSTPLGNDAGSINYLNVKADLHRTLLDDLDRRNLIGASEADLNRFVRDFVDQALEETVVPLNDQERTRLVDDLLEETLGVGPLASLMADPAVTDILVNGPHQVYVERFGQLELTKIQFRDVDHLIRIIQRIASRVGRRIDEGSPMVDARLADGSRVNATLPPATIDGPTLSIRRFGKRRLRADDLMQLGMFSETMHQFLQYMVIGRRNILVSGGTGSGKSTLLGAVAESIPGRERIVTIEDAAELMLDQVHVVRMETRPPNVEGRGVITSRDLMVNSLRMRPDRIIMGEVRSGEALDMLQAMNTGHDGSLTTIHANSPRDALSRLETMVLMAGLDLPSRAIREQIVSAIQVIVHVRRYEDGVRRVESIAEIAGLEGNTPQLQEIYRFRHQGREGKRIQGQHQSTGIVPRVVDQLRALGTDLPMSLFQKGEA
- a CDS encoding type II secretion system F family protein, producing MGTVIFLGTIGILGLVAYRMHQVQLRALALDRFQTIEYVEPIAEQPTETKPQRQVIRRYLLIPWICGAIASVIVFWLVGLSAVISLTMGLIVALLLVIVEVWNAQRQAAKLEEQLAEAIDLMIGTLGAGAGLSTSMSVVIEELRDPLRGQFKELLGRINFGDDARLVFAQLAARIPLDTYLLFASALSVHWEVGGNLTPTLSAVGQTIRDRLEIARRIRSNATQSDISTVAILGLTYFIALVMWRNSPDQMEAFVTSPTGEFFVAGSMLLQAVGIVWMHWMSRPKF
- a CDS encoding type II secretion system F family protein, producing the protein MNAFWILIAVTFWGVSLIGIALLWRSLRAWQLTQLRWEASEEVTTTSETDLRDMHWLRRWLYRAGYRSDDAWTWWLVATIMFVAIGAVVAILLVLSGVQTLMVRTITLVPGGTGEVFLPLAYLAPWFLAITLGLTPWLIVRQRRRDRVQKIEQDLPLAMELLATLSQAGLGFDAALSRVMETRLAIRPLGKELRSYQADVMSGRARSECLRRLAWRADVPGLSILTSALVQADQVGMGISDVLRRQADDLRSRRRERANMFAMGLATKRMFPLVICFLPGLFVWTLGPVFIQLIQMADTFTQVRNF
- a CDS encoding DUF192 domain-containing protein — its product is MPQVVQLLDAQSDAVLLDRLHLATSFWRRFRGLQLSPPLPVDEGLLLVPCRSVHTQFMRFAIDIYFFSASGEVLSRKLNARPWVSVAADRSASFAIETSTREFPLLEVGQNILLTGDEPHSIAGHRQLASVTRS